In the Ricinus communis isolate WT05 ecotype wild-type chromosome 3, ASM1957865v1, whole genome shotgun sequence genome, AGCTTTCGTAGCTCAGTTGGTTAGAGCACCCGTTTAGTAAGCGGGAGGTCTTGAGTTCGACTCTCAACGAAAGCAGCTAACCTAGTTTCCTTACTAGTCGATACGACGTcgcttttttatttcttttaaaatttttaactcCTAGTCCCTTGAATATAATAGAACGACGTGAATTTTTCTGTTACTTGACTGACGTAAAACGACGGCGTTGAGGTTTAAACGAGCAATGGGAGGAAGCTCCACAGCTTTCTACAACATTCCCCTTGCCTCTTCTCCAAGCTTTGATGACGATTTACATACACACactcctttctctttctccGTATAATTCGAATCACAAGAAAAATTAGAAGTCTGTCTGTGGTCTCTTTGTAAATATAATTGCAAGAAGAATGGCATCAAGGAGGTTTACGAAGTCTGCTTTTGCAGCCATGAAATCGTCTTCTTTAAGAAGAGCACCTCTGTCACATGCTACTCGCGCAACctctgcttcttcttcttcttcttttcctgaTAACCTCTTTGGTAATTCTGCAAATGCTCAATTTTTTAGTAGAGCTTCAATCAACGGCAATGTTGTTTTCCCCACAGCCACATTCACTCGCGCCTTTCACTCTTCTTCTCCACGTTTCTCCACTTCAGCTACCTCTTCACAGGTAACTTGTTTAATTAAGTTTTGTATTTTCATTCGAGTTGAGcttatttgtttgattttagtGATTTCTGGATTCATCAATTTAACTTTTATCAGAAACTTTTTTCGGTTATTTGATTCAAGGTCTGCTagattttacttattttttattatataattttttctgtTTCGAAATATAGGTTGGTgccttagttatttattataattagaattattttcttactgaATTCTTTGAATATTCAGTGGAAAGTAGTTGGAGTACAGAAACGATCATCATTTGATTAATAGGCTTTATTTGTTTACATTTTATGCTTCTTTTTATGTATTCCTATTTTATGGTTTTGTAATTTTAGGCTAATCCATCGGAGTACACTGAGATGGCATGGGAGGGAATTGTTGGTGCTGTTGATGCAGCACGAGCTAGCAAGCAACAAGTGGTGGAGACCGAACATTTAATGAAATCTCTTTTGGAGCAAAAAGATGGATTGGCTAGGAGAATATTCACGAAGGCCGGGGTTGACAATACATCAGTTTTGCAGGCTACTGATGACTTTATTTCCCACCAACCAAAGGTGCTTGCCACTATACTTGCATCATTATACATTTGCGCTCACATATGCTGTGCGCTTGCAAAGACACGTATATATACATAAGTCCTTCTTCTTATCGCAGGTGGTGGGTGACACCAGTGGCCCTATAATGGGTTCATATCTTGGTGTTTTGTTGGACAATGCTCGAAAGCATAAGAAAGAAATGGGAGATGATTTTGTGTCAGTTGAGCATTTCGTTTTATCATTCCATTTGGATAAAAGATTTGGACAACAGTTACTAAAGAGCCTCCAACTCAGTGAGAAGGATTTGAAGGATGCTATCCAAGCTGTACGTGGAAGCCAAAGAGTAATTGATCAAAGTATGAATTCATACTTCTTTTAATGCTTAAGATACTGTATcttatgattataatataaaatgtacaaaaaaaaactaattgcACAGAAGAGCATATGAAAAAAACCATAGAAAGTGTAAAAGCATGAAGTTGCCTTCAGtgtcaaattaaatattttaggcTCCTTGAGAGTGTATCTTGCTCTTTCTGCTGTATGAAAGACATGTCATATCTGATCCAGGGGTATGCTGCCATTCCTCCCTCCAGTGCACCGGCCCTGCCTCCCtcttttaatgatttaaatttGTTCTAGAACAAATCTAGTTAGTATCTGACCTATATTATTGCTGTTCTATCAATGTACACAGATCCTGAAGGAAAGTACGAGGCATTGGACAAATATGGGAATGACTTAACTGAGCTTGCTAGGCGTGGCAAACTTGACCCTGTTATAGGTCGAGATGATGAAATTCGACGGTGTATCCAGATACTGTCTAGGAGAAccaaaaataaccccgttattATTGGGGAGCCTGGTGTGGGAAAAACTGCAATTGCTGAGGGGTATGTTTACTATTGAGGAGTTTAAACTGCATCCTGACCCTTGACATGAAGTTTTTGGCGgcttatttttcataatcagCAAACACTGTGCAAAAGATTTTGCTAGGTTCGTTTAAATGAAAGGGTATCTCACTATCTCTAGTTCTCTACCAGGACTACCACACATATGATTGATCCTACCTAATGGAGTTAAAAGAACaatgatgaaaaagaaaaaatcaaggAGACTTTACCCCTTTTTTATATCAATCTGGAATACACAAAATAAgcatttcttttaaagaaaacaaacatcATTTATGATTACAAATATGTTTCTGGGCCATTTCATTCTCATTTAATATGCTTTATCTGTCCAGAATTTGCAATCAACTTATAAATAAACTGAAAATCAAAAGTTCCATTCTTCGTCCAAATATATGACCAGCTTTGTGCATTTACTTAAGCAGAAACTGGGATCTATCATAGTGATTTCCAAGTATATTCTATTGGCATTCAGAAGGTTCATTACTACAATTTAGTGATGGCACCTGCTGCTACTGATTCACTAGCTTACTGAATGTGTCTGAATTTAGAATTACCTTTCATGTTGAGCTAGTCCTGGGATATGCGGAGTCTTCTAGAATTATATCTAAATATCATGTTTCTTTTGTGGGGCTCTTTTAACTGAAAATCGTGTATTTTCTTGTAGCTTGGCCCAAAGGATTGTGCGCGGTGATGTGCCAGAACCATTGCTAAACCGGAAGGTTTGTATTTGTCATCAGTCATGTACTTATCTTCAGAATATGATTTTAAGATAGTTGATCATACAAGCTGGATTAGTACATTAATTTACATTTCTAAATGCTTTCAATCTTGAAGTGGATACCTAACATGTTTGTATTGTCTGCTAACATGGAATTAGtgtaaattaagatttttgaGATATgccattaatattttttattgattccCCTATATTTTTGCACAAACCTTTTTTCCTCTCATACTTCAGTTTTGtggttttaaaatttttaacttttcttgGAAGACCAGCTAATCTCCCTAGACATGGGTTCTTTGGTTGCTGGAGCCAAGTATCGTGGTGATTTTGAGGAAAGGTTAAAAGCTGTATTGAAGGAAGTGACTGCTTCGAATGGGCaaatcattttattcattGATGAGATCCATACAGTTGTTGGTGCAGGTTGTGTTCAACTTCAGCTTATTGTTTTTCGTAGTTAATTACTTGTTTCCCATCCATGAAATGATGAACAATTACATGAATGAATTATTAGAAATTGTGGCTGTATAAGCTTCCAATACGAGTGCAGTGCTCAAGTGTTCAGTTGATGGACAAGTGCTTGAATCCAATCTGCAATTTAGTGCCATATCATAGCAAttctgaaatttataaattgttGACGTTAACTGCTGTTAATCATTAGGAGCTACAACTGGAGCAATGGATGCTGGGAACTTGTTGAAACCAATGCTTGGCCGAGGTGAGCTCCGATGCATAGGAGCAACTACATTAAATGAATACAGAAAATACATTGAGAAGGATCCAGCACTTGAGCGTAGATTTCAACAAGTTTTTTGTGATCAACCATCCGTTGAAGACACAATATCCATTCTTCGTGGGTTGCGTGAGCGCTATGAGCTACATCATGGTGTTAAAATATCAGACAGTGCCCTTGTTTCTGCAGCAATTCTTGCAGACAGATACATCACAGAACGTTTTTTGCCTGACAAAGGTAAATAATACACTAATTTTCAATCCTGTGCGTGATAGATGATATGAGATTTGTGCTTTGGAGGCGCTTAGCCATGCCTAGAAGAAACTAATTATTCAGCTATGACCAAATGCAATCATATTCATATGTTTTTAAGGACTTAATTTTGCATCTTTAAGACTAATCATATTACTTCTACTATTGCATTTAGAAATGGAGATTTTCCACTCAACCAAAAAAATCCGACCTTGAACCCCTTAACGACCTCTTTGAACCTGACTCAAATATGAAACAGCTAACCAAATTGAGGCAGATGTTACATCAGTAACCGTACCAAACCAAACCAAACCTGCATCGtgatctattttttaataaattttgaaatgtaaatttaatatatatttttagccATATGTGATTATGgaatggaaagaaaaaggtaaaaacataatataagaaacataatttaattttgtttcaatgTGAGTGCTGCTTTGAAGTTCCCAAGTAGCTAGCCCTTTTCAGCTATTGATCTCATTGATGTAGCTGCTGCAAAGCTGAAAATGGATGACAAATTTGAGTtacttttctaataaatttaaaaatgtaagttaaatgttaaaatattatttaatctaTAACTGGTTAAactatatcatttttaaatttaagctctaataattatttttagactatttactttatattgTTTGTTATCCATGTATGACTATAAAACACAAAGCAAAggtaaaagataattaaagaaccataatttattttgcttcAATCTGAGTGCTGCTTTGAAGTTCCTAATTAGCTAGCCCTTTTCAGCTATTGATCTCGTTGATGAAGCTGCTGCAAAGCTAAAAATGGAGATTACTTCTAAGCCTACAGAATTGGATGAAATAGACAGGGCTGTTTTAAAGCTAGAGATGGAGAAATTGTCTCTGAAAAATGACACTGATAAAGCATCCAAAGAGAGGCTAAGCAAGCTTGAAAATGATCTGAACGAActtaaacaaaaacaaaaggaacTAAATGAACAATGGGATCGTGAGAAGGCTCTCATGACTAGGATACGATCAATCAAAGAAGAGGTAATATTTGGCTTGTTAAGCATGTATTGATGTCGTGTTGTCCTGGTATGTTCTCTGAAATTTGTCGACGAACCTGTCTTTGTTGCTTCTAGATTGATAGAGTCAACTTAGAGATGGAAGCTGCAGAGCGGGACTATAACTTGAATCGTGCTGCTGAGCTCAAGTATGGAACTCTAATGTCCCTTCAGCGCCAGTTAGAAGAGGCTGAGAAAAACCTTGCTGACTTTCGGGAGTCTGGAAAATCTATGCTTAGAGAAGAGGTCACTGATCTTGATATTGCTGAAATTGTAAGCAAATGGACTGGTATACCTGTATCAAACCTTCAACAGTCGGAGCGGGAGAAGCTAGTCTTTCTAGAAGATGTGCTCCACAAGAGAGTGGTTGGTCAAGATATGGCAGTAAAATCAGTGGCTGATGCAATTCGACGCTCCAGGGCAGGATTGTCAGACCCAAATCGACCAATAGCTAGCTTCATGTTCATGGGGCCTACTGGTGTTGGCAAAACCGAGCTTGCAAAGGCTTTAGCTGGTTACCTCTTTAACACAGAAAATGCTATGGTAAGGATAGATATGAGCGAGTATATGGAAAAGCATGCTGTTTCACGCTTGGTTGGGGCCCCTCCAGGTTATGTCGGATATGAAGAAGGAGGGCAGCTAACTGAAGTGGTTCGTCGAAGACCATATTCCGTGGTACTGTTTGATGAAATCGAGAAAGCACATCATGATGTCTTCAATATTCTGTTACAATTGTTGGATGATGGGAGGATAACTGATTCTCAAGGGAGGACTGTTAGTTTTACCAACTGCGTAGTGATTATGACTTCAAACATTGGTTCCCATCTTATACTTGAAACTCTTCGTAGTACACAAGACAGCAAGGAAGCTGTTTATGATATAATGAAAAGGCAAGTAGTTGAGCTGGCTAGAAAAACTTTCCGACCAGAATTCATGAATCGGATTGATGAATATATTGTTTTCCAGCCTTTGGATTCCAAAGAAATAAGTAAAATCGTTGAGATACAGGTAATAGCCTTCCCTTGGAatcttttctacttttttattatttatttatatgttttctgGCTAAAGTCTATGCTATGAGTGCATGAATGGATTCATAAACCTGTCATAGCATTGATGGAATCCTAGTGACTTAAGGTCTGTGGATTAAGGTTCAATAGAAAGATGCATAGACTTTGGAGTTATTTAGTCTTATTCCAACTTGTCTACTGTTGCGAACTATTTGTTATGTCTAGAAAAAAGAGAGGGTGAGGAAGGTGGTTGGCTGTGTCTCTAATTGCACTCTTAAGTTGCTGTGTTGAGTGATGCTGTTAGGTGATGAGGTCTAGAATTTGAGATTACCCAGAAAGAAAACCTTTACCATGCCTAGACTTCTTGATCTGTTGCTTGCTTTCAAGCATAATGATTTAGCATTTTATTATCAACGTCCTCATGTTCACACTTGTTGATTTCCTTCTCATGTTTGTCTGCAAATTATTGATTCCTGTGAAGTTTAGTTCGTTTGCATcggtttatttatttgttgctTGTTGCGTGTTTCTTCCTCTTTG is a window encoding:
- the LOC8274198 gene encoding chaperone protein ClpB4, mitochondrial, which produces MASRRFTKSAFAAMKSSSLRRAPLSHATRATSASSSSSFPDNLFGNSANAQFFSRASINGNVVFPTATFTRAFHSSSPRFSTSATSSQANPSEYTEMAWEGIVGAVDAARASKQQVVETEHLMKSLLEQKDGLARRIFTKAGVDNTSVLQATDDFISHQPKVVGDTSGPIMGSYLGVLLDNARKHKKEMGDDFVSVEHFVLSFHLDKRFGQQLLKSLQLSEKDLKDAIQAVRGSQRVIDQNPEGKYEALDKYGNDLTELARRGKLDPVIGRDDEIRRCIQILSRRTKNNPVIIGEPGVGKTAIAEGLAQRIVRGDVPEPLLNRKLISLDMGSLVAGAKYRGDFEERLKAVLKEVTASNGQIILFIDEIHTVVGAGATTGAMDAGNLLKPMLGRGELRCIGATTLNEYRKYIEKDPALERRFQQVFCDQPSVEDTISILRGLRERYELHHGVKISDSALVSAAILADRYITERFLPDKAIDLVDEAAAKLKMEITSKPTELDEIDRAVLKLEMEKLSLKNDTDKASKERLSKLENDLNELKQKQKELNEQWDREKALMTRIRSIKEEIDRVNLEMEAAERDYNLNRAAELKYGTLMSLQRQLEEAEKNLADFRESGKSMLREEVTDLDIAEIVSKWTGIPVSNLQQSEREKLVFLEDVLHKRVVGQDMAVKSVADAIRRSRAGLSDPNRPIASFMFMGPTGVGKTELAKALAGYLFNTENAMVRIDMSEYMEKHAVSRLVGAPPGYVGYEEGGQLTEVVRRRPYSVVLFDEIEKAHHDVFNILLQLLDDGRITDSQGRTVSFTNCVVIMTSNIGSHLILETLRSTQDSKEAVYDIMKRQVVELARKTFRPEFMNRIDEYIVFQPLDSKEISKIVEIQMNRVKERLKQKKIDLHYTKEAIDLLATLGFDPNFGARPVKRVIQQLVENEIAMGVLRGDFKDEDSIAIDADVSSDLPPQNRLRVRKLENSSPMEAMVAND